GTTACTGTCCTGGGAAAGACCGGAAACCACCTGATGCTACCACGATTGTTTGACCACGGTTTAGTCCAGTCTGGGAACTTAAGAGGTTCAGAAGCTAGCGAAGTTTGTAGCGGATTCAAGTGGGACCTCCTTGGAAAGATACCCAGAGAAGCGAGAAGGATATGAAGGTTGTCTTTCATTTCGTCTATGCGAAGAGCTCTTTATATATCTTTTTCTAAGTCTACAAGCTGAtcaatcttcctcattcctTGAGcacccttttcctctctccttctccgtctCTGATCTCCGGAGGGCCCCTTCTGATCCGGTTCCTTACTCCCgttctctcttttctcctccttctcttcactTAGGCTAATGTCTATCACCCCAATTATCCCgttctctcctcttgtctttttctttccttctgctaaactctttctcctctccgTTCCTTACATTGGGCTACTTTATCCTTCGCCGCTCTCCCCCTCTTGAGTTTTGGACATGCTTGGCAAGCAAATTCTTTTAACATCGCCATATAGTTCGGTTTTGGAGACAGTATATCAGGCTCTGTGCGATAATCGAGAGTGCGCTTTTGCGGGTGAAGAGCTGACTCAATAGTACACGAAAGAATACTATCGCAGACACGGAAGAAAGTGCGCTCGAGAAGTTCGCACTTCTTGTAGTTGACAATAAAGCTGTTCGTGGAAGGTGATGGAATGATGAGATTatggggaaagagatcGAGATTGACTTGGCTAAAAAACATCGGCAGCAACCATAGGGCCGCTATTGCCAAGAAGACGACTGGTCTCAATAGCGAAAGTCCTACGTCCACGGAGATCAGAAAGTACCCAGACTCTGTGACAAATTTGGTACCACAGGCGGCTAAAGCCCGGGGCAAGTGGAACATCTGATACGCCGCATCCAAGTACATGAGGCACTGCCCTAGGCAGACTTGGTCCTTTTCCGGAGATTGATGAGTTGAGATGTTGGTTTCCGAGGTCtagaagagataagagtCCATGCGACATGGCGGAAGTTACTACTGTAGCAACAGAATAGAAAATAGAGAATAGAGAAGGATAAAATGCATATTTGAGACGGGATGATTTTGATCGTTCCTTTTCCGTAGAGCGGCCTATTCCGTAAATATAGACAAATCATCCGTGACTATTTATTTATCACCACGCATAGTTCCGCAACTACGTACCGGCCAATGCCAATTTCTCGTCCCATCCTCTGCAGTAACTTAATGCTATTTTTTGTAATAACATGACAGTTGATGATGCCTCGTGCCAGGAAGGGAAGCCGACAGAGGATAGAGAATGTGTCGCTGATAACGAGAAAGAGGCTGATAACGCCATGTGGTGGTTGCGTCATCATGTTAGTAAATTTTCATCAAGCATAAAAAAGCGGAACGGATATTTTGATTATTAACGAGGCCAACGAAGTTGCCAGCGGTTCCGGTCCGCATTTGCCGCACGTAATGAACGATACTTGTAGGGAAACCCATGCAAAAATCGGGCAACAAACCGGGCATCGGTAAGGCAACACAAACCAGGATCGAGTTATACGAAAATGTTTCGCACGATTTGAcatgtcttcttcgacaATTCGATTTTCTTGTTGCTAAGGTCAATGCACACCGGTCCGAATGTGATTATCTCATCCTGCAACACGCGGCATGTATCAGCTTCGTGTGCTTGGCGACCTATTAATGCACATGTTGCCCTTCAGATATTAAACACAAAGGGTGTGGAGGGACTGGAGAGGCACGTTTTGTTCGTGTCAAGGAGGACGTAGATGGGCCCCGAAACACGCCAGATGAAAAGTCAACGCATAATCTGTATGTTGTAAACTATGCCGACCACGCTTTGTTCCTGAtcgaaagaaaagaacaCAGTTCTTCCGCACGCTTTTCGTACATACTGATACTGCGCAACAGCAACCACGTCGTCTCCCTGAAATAAGGAGATTGAACTCTGAATAACTACTAACTGAACGACTGATGACTTAAGCCAAGACTTAAGACTTCTTCCACGAATGTCCGAGAAGCAAGAGGGGGACCGTGGCCTGTaagggcagaagaaggaagaggaatgagGGGCCCAGTGTGTTTTGAGGTGGGGTTCGAAGAGGGGCAAGAGGGAGCTGGTAAAAATTCCGGGAGAATAGGAGGAGCCTCTTACTGCGGAAAGTCTGGGCTCAATTCTTCCGTTCTCCAAATGGATGAAAGAATATTAATTATTTTTAATAATTAGAATGCCGCATGATGCTGGTAATTGCCACTGCAATTGCGAGTGCCCCTCCAAAAATAATCGAAGCGAGCTAGTACCAAATAACAACAAACCAACTGCTTTTTCCACTTTTGGTGGGTAAAATAGGGCGCCATGGGGGCCTGAGCAGGCATCTGTCATCGACATTCGGGATGCTCTCCGGACGGACAGATCACATCCGGCTCTCTCGGCTGGACCTCTATGATAAGTTCAAGGCTCGAGGGCGGATCACTTCGCCTTCCCTCTGTCAACGTACATTAACAGATATAAGAGATATAACAGATATATTTGTTGCGGCCCAATCTTCCAACCACCTATCAACAATCTAAATCGTCTCAGGCAACCTAGCTCTAGCTTGACAATACATCTTATACACACGTAAATTTTATCCACTACTACCAAACcaaaacaacaacaatggGCGGTGGTGCTgctgttggtggaggcTTTGATGCTCTCCTCACTCAAAACCAGGATCGAGGCTTTCGAGGTCTCTTCAAGAACCGCCGAGCCCTTGGTCTGGCTTGTTTCGCCTCTCTCGGTGGTGTCCTCTATGGTTACAACCAGGTATGTTCAACCATTACTCGATCGCCTGCTATTTGCCCATACTCTCTATTGCAGGGCGTTTTCGGTCAAGTCCAAGTCATGTACAGCTTTAAGGAGCGATACACCGCTACTGTAAGTTTCGTTACCTCCTTTTACTCTGCATTTTTTGACTTTCCCTCTGCAGTTGACAAACACCGACACCAAGGGTCTTTTGACTGCTATTCTCGAACTTGGTGCTTTCCTCGGTGCCCTTATGGCTGGTCCTTTATCTGACAAGTTTTCCCGAAAAGTAAGCTAAtgttccttttcctccttccttttccgcTGCTAACATGTTCCTCAGTACTCCATTTCCGCTTGGTGTATCGTCTTTATGATGGGTACTGCTGTTCAAACTGGTGCCAACTACAATATCGCGTGCATTTACGGTAAGTAAAATTCTGCGCGTTTACTCTGGTGATGACGTCAGTGCTCACACTTGGGTTCAGCTGGTCGATGGTTCGCAGGTATGGGTGTTGGCGCTCTTTCTATGCTTGTTCCTATGTTCAATGCCGAGTTGGCACCTCCTGGTATTCGGGGTTCTTTGGTCGCTCTTCAACAACTGGCCATTACTTTCGGTATCATGATTTCTTACTGGATCGGTTACGGTACTAACTGTGAGTAACTTTTGTCCAAGTATAGTGCGAGTACTAGCTGACACGGAAACTAGACATTGGCGGTACTGGTGCTGGCCAGAGTACCGCCGCTTGGCGAGTTCCCCTCGGTATCCAGCTCGTTCCTGCTATTGTTCTTTGTATCGGTTCttgcttccttcccttctcccctcgATGGCTCATGCTTAAGGGTAAGCGCTTGTCTCCTGCTTTCAATCGACATATTGATCCTCGTATAGGTCGTGAGGAGGAATGTCTTACGAACTTGGCTAAGCTCCGAAACTCTACCGAGGATGCCCCCGAAATCCAGTACGAGTTCCGTGCCCTTCAGGCTGAGCGTCTTGTTGAGCGTGAGGCCGCCAAGGAGCGATACGGCCAGGAAGACGTCAACTTCCGAGTCACATTGGCCGAGTACAAGAGGTTGTTCACTACCAAgccccttcttcaccgacTGATGCTTGGTGCTGGTTGCCAGACTTTGCAACAATGGACTGGTATGAACGCCATCACCTATTACGCTCCTACCATCTTCGAGCAGATCGGTCTTAGTGGTGCCGGTGCTGGTGGTACTATCAGTCTTTTGGCCACTGGTATCATTGGTATCGTCAAATTTGTCTTCACTATCCCTGCCGTCCTTTTCGTCGACAACGTAAGTACTTCTTTTGCAATGACTCATCACATTTGCAGTAACTGACAGCCCGTTCTAGTTCGGTCGAAAGCCTCTCCTTGCCTGGGGTGAAGCCAACATGGCCATCTCTCACGCTATCATTGCCGCTATAGTTGCCGTCTACGGTGACAAGTTCGATACCCACAAATCGGCTGGTAATGCCGCTGTTTTCTTCGTAAGTCGCATGATACCAACAGATAATCGAGCAAGGGCTAACGTTTCGTTTCAGATTTACTGGATATCTGCCAATTTCGCCTGCACCTGGGGTCCCTTGGCGTGGGTTGTATCCTCTGAAGTCTTCCCTCTCGACATGCGTGGTAAGGGTATGAGTGTCTCTTCCGGTGCCAATTGGATTGTAAGTCCAAGTCTTCTTCAGTATGTCGCTTTTGCAAACCTCGCTAATCGAATCGCCATAATAGATGAACTTCACGGTCGCCATGATTACCCCTCACATGATCGGAAGCATTGGCTATAAGACCTACATCGTCTTCATGTGCTTCTGTATTGTCggcttctttttctccataTTCATCCTTCCCGAACTCAAGGGTCTCTCTCTCGAAGAGATCGACAACGTCTTCAACGACGATTCTGGTGTTGAGGACCGAGCACGACGAGAGCGTATTGCAGCCCAGATTGGTTTGGACAAGGTCGCCGACCAGATCCAGCATCAGGAAAAGGTCGATGATTCTGAAGTTTAAAGAGGTGTTGTTTTATgctccccttcttttccgAGCTTCGCAGTTATAGTGGCATCTTATCAAGTTGGGGTAGGGTCTTCATACTAGTAATGTATCATTAGCATCTACGTTCTCATTATCTCAATCCGCGCAGCCATGCATGAATGGTTGATTCTCAACATTGATTATGGATATAGCGATTAAATGCTTCATTGAAGTAATTCAGGAGACATTATTTCTTACAGCAGCCgatcctttttttccccgTGCTTTGCGTCGTCGTCGCTGATCTCTTAAGCGTACACTTTTTTGGacagttctctccaatgGATAGAATGATCACATAAAGGCTGCGTATCATTTCATACAGCACTCTTGGCATTATGTATAGCTCATTCTACATGCTGTTCGTAACTAATATTAGTAATCACAGCGATCCATGCTGGAAAGTAAGTTTGCTGCTTCCTAGCCAAATCTGAAgatgtttttttttgataCTGTAAGGATACAGAGGAACGGGagtaggaggaagaaaaggaggaggacgagaggaagaaagggaagtaGTTTTGGGACGccgagaggagagagagggagggaagaaggggagaggagaagagatccGAGCGGAGGGTACAGGGAAAGTGTGAGGAAGATCGAAGATGAGTCAGCTCTACGAGCTGAGGAAGATATAAAAGGCGTAGCCTTCAGATAAAGCGGCCCTGGTGCGTATGTTTGAGATAATCATGCTTGGGGCGTCGGTACCATTCGATAGCTATGCAACGTAGGAGTGTGTACATACCAACATATGCAGTAAAATGAGATGTAAACGTTACCCGTATATGGAGCGGACGGAGCCTAGGAACAAAGATGGAGACACTGATAACGATGACGTGTTACGTAAGGCTTTattggaagaagctctCGGCTGGAGACGAAAGTCGCCCAGGAGATGGATATCTTCCCATCTAAATTATTTATCATACCACTTCCCGTTGAGAATCTTATTCTCACACGCCCATCTTATTTACACATAGACACGTACAATGGCACCATTCACTCTCAACTTGGGTATCATCTCTACTGGTGGCATCTCCACTGCATTTGCCCACGACCTTGTCGTCGACCCGGCCTGCCATAACATTAAAAATGTCAACTACCCAAGATCGCCGCTGTCGGCTCCTGCTCCGTCTATTCCGCTCAATTGTTCAttgacaagctcaaggaaaGCTCCGAGGGGAAATCATGGGCTTGGGGAGTGAAGAATGGTGTTCTCGATGGTGCCAAGCCGAGGGGCACTTACGAGGAAATATACAACGATTTTGTACGCAATCTGGGATCATCTTAAATGCTATGATAAGGCATATTGACGTACTGCTCTCACAAGTAGGACGTTACAGCCGTCTACGTAGGTACCCCACATgtcctccaccaccgtAACGCAAAAGACGTTCTGTTGGCTGGTAAACACGTCCTCGAGAAGCCTGCTTATTCGAAATCGAAGAGCTGGACGAGTTGATCAAGATTGCTAAGGAAAAACAAAATATTTATGGAGTGAGTCATTTGTCTTTTGCCTCCTTCTACTTTTACCTCTTccgtcttttcctttgtaaGCATGTATGCTGATGAGTAACGTCGTAGAGCTGTGTGGACTCGATTCCAACCCATCGCCTACGCCGTTGAAGAAGTCATCAAGTCCGGTATTCTCGGGAAACCCAAGCGTTTTTTTGCCGATTTCTCCATGGACTGGGACATAGACGGTACGCTTTCTTATCCCTGTCTAACAATCCATAATCATTACTAATCTGATACCATATCAGCCTCGCCCGACTCCAGCAAATGGTCAACCCAGCTCTCGGCGGTGGCTCGCTCCTTGATATGTCTGCCTACCCATCGGTCTGGGCCATGCTCCTCGTCCACGGCCACATTATCAACACCGATAAAAACCCCAAGGTACTCTTCACCCATCAAACTATATACCCTTGTTCTGGAGTAGATATCAATTCGAGGTGGTTGGTGGAGTGGAAGGGGCTTTGCCAGGGAATGTTGATGGCCGATTTGGATAATGCGGGACAGAAGGATTCGACCGCGGTTTTGCAatgtgaggaaggggattTGGTTATTGTCTGTACGTTCACTCTCTCCGACCCTCATttctctccccttccctcgTGCTAACTTATGCTTCCCTccccctctttcttcctatGTAGACCCCCCTTACCAACCCGAGACATTCTACATCCACCCCCGCCCCTCCCGCTTCCCCGGTACTATCACTTCCTCTACCActcatcaccaccctctTCACGATGGGAACAATGGGATGACATATGAAGCTGATGAGGTTGCGAGGTGTATtagggatgggaagattgagagtGAGAGAATGCAATGGGAGGAGAGCAGGGTGGTGCAGGGGTGGGTTGATaaggtgaggaaggaagggccGAGCGAGACTGCCAAATTGGTGGGGACTGCTGGACAATAGATCGGGAAATGGCAAGTAATAAGTGTCGAAGGTCCTTGTGAAATAGATGAGATGTAGGAAGCTAAAACGGATATGCGACATCGTTGTTACTGCTTTTTCATCTAAACCGTATACGTGTCGCCAATTTCATCTACCAAGCTCATGATTAGACTTGCTAAATGGCTTAACATAGAAGGGTCTTGTAACTCGTGCCAGAAACGAGACTGACTAGTAACTTGAATCCGGTTCTTTTTTACGTTACGTACCATCTTCACTACTTACCGCTGCCGTCTTTCTATAACAGCAGCTTGGAGGTGATATGTACGATTGTAACCGCTATTGTGCATTCAATTCCGCTACAGTGTGAAGGCCATATCGATAAGAAACCGCGATTTGGAAGACGCATTCTTCTCTGGCTCTTCCCGTTGTCTCTGCTCATACTGTTTAGAACTCAGTACGGCTATCGCGGAGAATGTGGCAGCGGTGACGGCTCCTGCGGACTGGCCTACTTACCACTAGACATCTTTGTAATCGTAATCTACTCTTGGAGTCCTCTAGGACATATGATTGTATGACATACACGTAACATATCTCTACAAGATAATAATGTCTATCCGATTTACAACTTCCAATATgacaacaaaaaaaattaTCCCACTCTCCTCTATCCGCCCACTCAACAGCCGAAGCTgtcccttcatcctcgggCCAACAAGACGTCCATCTGGTCCCGAGTCACCAGCTTCACCCGAACCCCGAGCATCGTTAGGCGGTCCTTAAAGGCCGCCAACGTAAGCTCGCCCGACTCTGGATCGATATCTTCAAGGTCGATATCGACAGGGTCGGACTTGTTAACTATTTGGGGGGGATTGTCGGGAAGATCGTCAAGGACAAGAGCTCCCTTATTGGAGTCGAAGGACGTGTCAAACGACGAGTCCAACTGTCCAGAGGAGTC
This Cryptococcus neoformans var. neoformans JEC21 chromosome 14 sequence DNA region includes the following protein-coding sequences:
- a CDS encoding receptor, putative; this translates as MGGGAAVGGGFDALLTQNQDRGFRGLFKNRRALGLACFASLGGVLYGYNQGVFGQVQVMYSFKERYTATLTNTDTKGLLTAILELGAFLGALMAGPLSDKFSRKYSISAWCIVFMMGTAVQTGANYNIACIYAGRWFAGMGVGALSMLVPMFNAELAPPGIRGSLVALQQLAITFGIMISYWIGYGTNYIGGTGAGQSTAAWRVPLGIQLVPAIVLCIGSCFLPFSPRWLMLKGREEECLTNLAKLRNSTEDAPEIQYEFRALQAERLVEREAAKERYGQEDVNFRVTLAEYKRLFTTKPLLHRLMLGAGCQTLQQWTGMNAITYYAPTIFEQIGLSGAGAGGTISLLATGIIGIVKFVFTIPAVLFVDNFGRKPLLAWGEANMAISHAIIAAIVAVYGDKFDTHKSAGNAAVFFIYWISANFACTWGPLAWVVSSEVFPLDMRGKGMSVSSGANWIMNFTVAMITPHMIGSIGYKTYIVFMCFCIVGFFFSIFILPELKGLSLEEIDNVFNDDSGVEDRARRERIAAQIGLDKVADQIQHQEKVDDSEV